TGTGTAGGAACTTTATTAGGTAAAGAATTATAATTAATAATTAAATATCCAATCATTCCAATTACTAACATTATTGAAATTCCAATCATTAGCTTTTGAAACAATGTATAAGGTAATCTCATTAAAGATCACTCCTTTTTGTTTATTTATCTTAGTAGTATTTTTAATAATATCACTAACAAACTATATTGTCTATTCTTTTTAAAAAAGAAAAAAGCATCCAAAGAATGCCTTTTTCCAAAAACAATTTATATCTAAACAAATGAATTACCAAAACATCTGAAAAGACCTATTTATGTGCAATCATCTCAATTTCAATGCTTGCATTTAATGGCAATGCTGCAACTCCAACACAAGTTCTTGCTGGATGTGGTGCAACAAAAGCTGCTCTAAATAACTCGTTCATCTTCGCATAATCATCCATGTTTGTTAAATAGATATTGCATTTTAAAACATTATCTCTTGTTAAAGATGCTGCCTCTAAAACTCGATCCAAATTATGCATACATTGATTAAACTGAGCCTCGATATCACCACCAACAAAGCTACCATCTTCTAATTTCATTGCTGGTTGTGCTGATAAATAATATGTTCCATCCTTTTCAATTGCTAAAGAAAATGGAAATGGCATATCCTTACAACTTGGTATTTCAATATTTTTTCTTGTCATGACTATATCTCCTCTATCTCATTTAAAATTTCAATCAATTGACTTGCCTTACTTCCTAATTTATCATTTATTTCATATTGAATTTTATCCCACTCATAATGAGCACTGTTATAAAGTTCTTTTCCACTACTTGTTAAGCTAAACATTGCTTTATTATTTTCTTTTGTTTCCAAAATATATTCCTTTTTTATAAGTGGTTTTATATTGCGAAGTAAAGTGGTTCTTTCTAATCCCATTCTAGTCGCTAATTCAATGACATTACACTTTTCTAATTGTTTAATATTATTTATAATCGAAAATTGATTAGTTGTAACATCATACTTAGCTAGTGCATTATCATATTTTTTAGTAATAGCTGTTGATGCACGTCTTAAATTAATACAAAAACACTCAGTCTTATTTCTAGTAATAGTAAAACTCCTTTCCATATTAATGTGTATATACACATTATATCATTTACTTTTTTTTTGTCAAGGCAAATTAAAAACTACCATTTGGTAGTTAAATTAATTTTTGTAAATCACTAATAATTAAGTTTATTGTTTTTAAATAAGCAGTATACTTGCTGACAATAAGATGTATCTTATTATATTTTACTTCCACATTAACAAGACCACCATATTTATCAACCTCACTAAATACTTTTTTAACAGTGTTTTTATCATTAACATTTACTTGTAATTGAATAGTAATTTTTTTAGCTTCATCAAATATTTTGATATTTTTATTCATATTTACTAAGATTTCAAATTTTCTCTTTTCAATAATATCCTCAATACTTGCAGGAAGTTTACCATAAATATCATTAATTTCAGGTATCAAATCATTAAATTCTTCTAGCTTTTTCACTTTATAAATTTTTTGATAAAGTTTAATTTTATTATCATCATCCAATTGATAATCCTTAGGAATATAACCAGTATTTTTTAAATTAATAGGTTCAATATCATCATTTTGCACAACAACATTATTCCTTTTATCAATTACTTCTTGTAACATTTCTAAATACATTTCATATCCAACAGTTTCAATATTACCAGCTTGTGTTTTACCTAAAATATCACCAGCACCCCTAATTGAAAGATCACGCAATGCAATTTTATAACCGCTACCTAATTTAGTTAATTCTTTAATAGCTTGTAATCTTTTTTGAGCATCTTCAGTTATCTCACGATTTTTTTGATACATTAAATAAGCATATCCAACACGATCACTTCTTCCAACACGACCTTTTATTTGATAAAGTTGAGCAAGACCAAAATTGTTAGCATCTTCAATTATAATCGTATTAGCATTTGGAATATCAATACCAGTTTCAATAATAGTCGTGCACACTAAAACATTATATTCATTATCATCAAAGCTTTCCATAACTCTTTCAACTTGGTCTTTACTCATCTTACCATGAATAATCGCAACCTTGACATCATCAAACATATCTTCGATATCTTTAGCCACATTTTCAATATCACTAGTTCTATTATGCAAATAAAATACTTGTCCATTTCTAACAATTTCTCTTTCAATAGCTTCCTTAATTAAATACTTATTTTTTTCAACAACATAAGTTTGAATTGGAACACGATTGATAGGTGGTGTTTGTAATAATGACATTTTTCTTAAACCAGATAATGACATTTGCAATGTTCTTGGAATAGGAGTTGCTGATAAAGTTAAAACGTCTATATTATTTCTTAATTGTTTTATTTTCTCTTTATCCTTTACTCCAAAACGCTGTTCTTCATCAATAACTAACAATCCTAAATCATTAAACTCAATATCTTTTCCTAATAGTTTATGAGTACCTACAACAATATCAATCTTCTTATTTTTTAAATCCTCTTTAATTTCTTTAACCATTTTAGGACTTGTATTTCTTGATAATTGAACTATATTAATTGAATAGTCAGCAAACCTTTCTAATAAAGTATGATAATGCTGTCTTGAAAGAATTGTTGTTGGACAAAGAAAAGCTGCTTGTTTATTAGACAAAATAGCTTTTAAAATAGCTCTTAAAGCTACTTCAGTTTTCCCATAACCAACATCACCACAAATTAATCTATCCATTACTAATGGTGATTCCATGTCTTTTTTTACATCTTCAATTGCTTTTTCTTGATCAAGTGTTAATTCATATTCAAAGTCATCTTCAAACTCTTTTTGAATTTCATTATCTGCTAAAAATTTAAATCCAATTGGTTCTTGCCTTGTTGCATATAATTCAAGTAATTCATCCATCATATCTTCTATTCTTTTTTGAACTCTTAGTTTTGTTTTTTTCCAATCGCTACCACCTAAAGTACTAACTTTTGGTATTGTAGTATCACTTGATGAATATTTTTTTATTAAATTAAATTGATCAATTGGTATATATAATTTCTCATTATTTTTATAAACTATATGTAAGAAATCTTTTTCAATATTATCTACTTTTAATTGTATTAATCCAACATATTTACCAATACCATGATGAGCATGAACTATATAATCTCCTTCTTTTAACTCATCTAAATTTAATATATCTGTTGCATTACTATATTTATTTAAGAAGTTGTTTTTTCTTTTACTCTTATAAAATAATTCTTTTTCAGTATAAACTACTATTTTTAAATCATTATTAATAAACCCACGATTAAATACATCGCTTGTTATATTAATTTGTTCTTTAGTATATTCATTATTACTATACTTTAAATTATTTTCCTCTAATAAGTTCATAATAATTTTTTTATCATGTTGTCTTGTTAAACAAATATTTATTTCATAATTATTATTATAGTTTTCTTTAACTGAGTTTATAAAATCAATTAATGTCTTAAACTTATCTATTGGAAATAAATTTAATGATTGTTGATTTAAGTTTAAACGATATTTATCAATATTTATATAACCTTTTATTAAGTTATCCCACTCTAAAAACAAATTATAATTACTAATTGATTTATTTTCATTTTCTAATTCTATTAAATAATTATAACTTTCTTCAATGGTAATGTTATTTGATTGAATGAACTCATCATAAGATGAGATTATAATAATTGGATCATTCAAATATTCAATGATTGATGATTTTTTATCACTTAAATTATAATATCTTGAAAAGAATAAATCTTTATTTATTTCTGCCATTGTTTCTATTTCATCTAAAATAATATTATTTTTACTAATCTCTCTAATCCTACTCATAATATTATTACTTTCATTATGAGAATAAATAGAAGCAGGGAAAATAGTAACCTCATTAACATTTATTCTACTTCTTTGATTAGTAACATCAAACAGTTTAATACTTTCAATAACATCATCAAAAACATCAATTCTAATAGGCATATCGTGTGTTAAACTAAAAATATCTATTACACTACCTCTAATTGCATACTCATTAGGCATTGTAACTTTACTTACTTTAAGATAACCATTATTAGTTAAAAAATCATTTACTTTATCAAAATTAATTTCTTCATCTTTTCTTAATGTTTGAATATTATCAAAATAAGAAGTCTTATCAACAATTGGTCTTATTAAACCAAGAGAGTGAGTTATAATTATTTTAGCTTTATCATTATTAGTTTTAATTAGTGTTTCAATTCTTTGAACATTAAGTTCTGGAGAACTTGCTAATGTTTCTACTACTAGTGATTCATCAAAACCAAACAAAGCAATTTCATCATCATTTACATAGTTTTTTAATTCATTATACAGTTTAGTAGCACTATAAAGGTTATTTTTTATAATAATAATATCTTTTTTGAAGTGCAAAAAGTTTTGTAAAATAAGAACAGCTTCTTCAAAAGCATCTAGTTCACAAAACCCTTTATCACTATAAATGTTATAAAATGGAATATTATTTAATATGTTCATTTAATCACCGAAATAATTATACCACAATTAATGTGGAAAAATAATAATGTTCAAAAGTTATCTTTCCACACTTGTTAATTTAGTGGAAAAATTATTTATTCCTTTATTTAATCCATATTATTAAATAAGTTATTTATGTGGAAAAAAAATTAAAATATATTTTTTAAACAATTTTTTGTTAATTTGTGGATTAATGTTTTCCCTATTGAAAATTAATTTTTTTTATCATTGTGGATTACTAAAATTTTATTGATGTTTTAGCCTTTTTGATTGTGGAAAACTTTGTTAACAACTTACTTGTTACTCTTTTTAGTATAGCTTTTTTTCTCAATTTATTATATTATTATTTTGATAAAGAGGTGAAATATTATGTCGAATAATTTAGAAACATTATGGAACAATTGTTTAACTATTATTAAAGAAAAAGCTGATCATTTAATTTTTGAAAATTTTTATGAAAAATGTTCCATTGATTCAATAGAAGATGGCATTGTTTATATTTTGGCTCATGATGAAATAGTTAAAGCTTATTTAGAAAATGATAAAGATATTAATATCATTAATGAAGCATTATTGTCGGTCACAGAGTCAAATTTTAAAGCTAAAATTATAACAGAAGAAGATAAAAAAAATAAAAAATCTAATAATGTAGTTGAACAAGATGAAATTTCTATTATTAATAATAATTTACGTAAAGATTATATTTTTGATAATTTTGTAGTTGGATCATCAAATCAAGAGAGTTTTCAAGCTGGTATTTCTGTTTCTAGTTCTCCTGGTAATCTTTTTAATCCATTATTTATTCATGGTAAATCTGGTCTTGGAAAAACACATTTAGTTCATTCAATTGGAAATAGAATTATTGAACAAAAACCTAACATGCGTGTTTTATATGTTTCAAGCGAAGAATTTTTTAATGATTATATTAAAATAACTAAAGGTAATATGAATGATACTGAATGGTTTAATCATAAATATCGTGATATTGATGTATTAATAGTAGATGATATTCAATTTTTAAGTAATAAAGAAAAAAGTAATGAAATGTTTTTCAATGTTTATAATGATTTATTTAGTAAAAATAAACAAATTATTATTACATCAGATGTTATGCCAAAAGAGTTACATGGCTTAGAAGAACGATTAGTTAGTCGTTTTACTCAAGGTTTAAGTGTATCAATTTCTCCACCTGGATATGAAACTAGTATTAAAATTTTAGAAAAGAAACTTTCTTATTTTAATGAAGATGAAAATACAATTATAACTGATAAAGCCTTAGAATATATTGCTAAAAACTTTTCTAAAGATGTTAGAGATTTAGAAGGGGCTTTAAGAAGAGTTATTTTCTATACAATTAATATGACTGATTCACAAGAAATTACTATGGATATTATTTATGAAGCATTTAAAGATTATCAATCTATTAAGGTAGATGGTGATATAACAAATGAAAAAATATTAAAAATAGTATGTAATTATTACAATTTATCTAAATCACAAATAACTAGTAAATCAAGACAAAAATTAATAGTTACACCACGTCAGATTGCTATTTACTTAACAAGGTCATTATTAGAAACTCCTTATGAAAAAATAGGTAAAATTTATGGGAATCGTGATCATTCAACTATTATGTCTAGTTATCATAAAGTAAAGGAACAAATTGATGATAATAACAGTGAATATGTCTTAGTAATTAATGAATTAACTAAATTGTTGAAACAATAAAATTTTATCAACATACTTATCCACATATAAATTTCTTTTTGTTATGTACTTTTATTAATTTATCCACTTTTTATTTCTGTATTATTATTATTATATGTTATAATATAAATATCAATTTTGGAGGTATCGTATATGAAATTTAAAATCCAAACTAATTCTCTTTTACAAGGTCTTAGTAAAGTAAATCATGTAGTAAATAATAAATCACCAATTCCTTCTTTAAATGGAATTTATTTTAGATTAGATTCTTCTAATTTAACACTTATTGGAAGTGATTCTGATATTACAATAAAATGTATCATTGATCAAGATATAGAGATAATAAATCAAGGTAGAATAGTTATTCCTAAATTTATTGTTGAAATTATTAAAAAAATTGATGATGAATGGGTTGAATTAGAATTAATAGATAATAGTTTAATTATTATTAAAAGTAAAAAAAGTGAATTTAAAATTAATGGAATTAGTGCTGATAATTTCCCTAATATTGATTTTTCTTTAAATGGAGATAAAATTAATATTTCTACTAATATTATTAATTCTATTATTTCAGAAACAGCATTTGCTACTTCTCAAGAAGAAATTAGACCAGTTCTTACTGGAGTAAACTTTTCTTGTGAAGATAGTGTATTAACTTGTGTTGCTACTGATAGTTTTAGATTAGCAAAAAAGAAAATTAATATAGAAAGTAATTTTAATTTTAATATTAATGTTCCTGCTAAATGTTTATTTGAGGTTTCTAAATTAATTAAAGAAAATAAAAATATTGATGTTTTTATTTCTCAACAAAGAATTTTATTTAATTTAGAAAATATTGTTATTCAATCAAGATTAATTAATGGAAATTATCCTGATATTTCTAAATTAATTCCTGAAAGTTATGAATCTACATTAAAAGTTAATAAAAAAATTATTCAAGATTCTTTAGATAGAGCAAATGTTTTATCAATTAATTCTTCAAATTATACAGTAACTTTAGAAAAAAATTCTAATATGCTTACTTTATATTCTAAATCTCAAGAAGTAGGATCAATTCAAGAAGATGTTAGTTATTTAGATTTTGATGGTAAAGAATTACTAATTTCTTTTAATTCAAGATATGTTAATGATGCCTTAAAATCATTTAATGATGATATAGTATGTTTTTATTTTAATGGAGCAATGAGTCCATTTATTATAAAGTCTGAAGAAAATGATAGTAGTACTCAATTAATATTACCTATTAAAACATATTAGTTTTTTAAAAAGGTAAATATTTATAATAATTTACCTTTTTTTAAATAAAATTTAAAATTATTAAGGAGGAGTAATTTATGAAAAAAATAACTCTGTCATTTATGTTAGTGCTTGCTTTATTATTAAGTTCTAGTGTAGATGCAAAAACAAATGAAGGAATAAGTAAAGAAAAAATTATTATTAAATTGGATAAAGGATATAAATATAATAATAGTTTAAAATCAAAAATTGAAAAAAATCTTAATTTAAAAGTTAATAAAGTTAAAAAAATTAAAGCTGGAAAATTAGGAAATTATTATGTTGTAACTTTAAATAAAGAAATTAAAGATATAAACAAACAGTATAATAAATTGAATAATATAAAAGGAATTGAAAAAGTTCAATCTTCTTACTTTTATAATTATGAACCAATTAGTAAAAAGAAAAAAACAAGAGCAAATGTAATCGCTAATAATTGGCATGTTGCTAAAGTTGCTGCAGATCAATTAAAACAGGAAGTTAGTGATACTTCAAAAAAAATAAGAGTAGGGATTATTGATACTGGAATAGATTATGATCATCCAGATTTAAAAAATATTATTAATAAAGAATTATCATATAATTATATTGGATATAATAATGATGCAAGTGATGATATTGGACATGGAACACACGTTGCTGGATTAATTGCAGGAGAAAATGATTATTCTGTTGGAAAAAATATAGAAATAGTAGCATACCGTGCTTTAAATGATGAATATGGAAATACTGAAGATATTGTTGAAGCTATTAATGATGCTCAAGAAAATGATGTTAAAGTATTAAATATGTCATTTGGATATGATTCTTTTTTTGGAATTGATGAATTAATGTATAATAGTATATTAAAATATGATGGTTTAATAGTTGCAGCAGCAGGAAATAATGGAAAAGAAGGATCAGATTATCCAGCAGCATTACCTTTAGATAATGTAATTTCAGTAGGATCAATGGATGAAAATGATGTAAAATCAGGTTATAGTAATTATAGTAATAATGATGTTGATATTTTTGCTCCAGGTAATTCTGTATTTTCAACTTGTTCAGTTTCATTATATTTATGTATGGATTATGGATTTGATCAATATGATCAAAATAGCCAATTAGCAAAAATGAGTGGTACTAGTATGGCTACTCCTATAGTTGCTGGAATTGCTGGAACATTATATTCAATTGATGAAAATTTAGAATATGATGATGTAAAATATTCAATAATAGATAGTGCTGTAGTTACTGATGGTTTAAAAAGACAAGCAACTACTGAAGGATATGTAAATGCAAAAAGTGCATTAGATAATATAAAAATTTCTAATAATAAAACAAATAGTTTTGCTAAATTAAATAGTGATGGCTCTATTAATTTATGGGGAGATAATAGTCATGGTCAATTAGGAAATAATACAACTGCTGATGTTTTAGAAACAAGTCCATTTAATTATAGTATTGATAACGATAAAATAGTTAAATATTATATTACTTCAAAAAATGTTTTTCTAATTAGTGAAAAAGGCGAATTATATGTATCTGGAAAAAATGATTATGGACAATTAGGTCAAAATAATAGTAATGATTCATTAGAATTCGTTAAGTTTAATAAAGTTGATAGTAAACATAAAATTAAAAAAATATCTCTAAGAGATCCAAAAGGGTTATTTGATGAAGATACTTTAACTATTAAATTAGAAGAAGTTAATAAAGTTAATGATTATTATCAAATTGGCAAATATTCAAATAAAGTAGAATCTGATGAATTTCAAAATACTAATAAATTACAATACTTTAAATTTAATAAATATGGTGATCTTGAATCAATTAGTTTTTATAAGTTGAATAGTAGAAAATTAGAAGCAATTGAAAAATTTAAATATGAAACAGAATACGATGAATTTTTTGAAGAATATATAACATATCTAGATAGTTTGACAACTATTAAATATTTTGATAAATATTATACAACTAAAGTTGTAAAATATGATATATATACAGAAAATGATGAACTATTACATTATGAAAAAACTACTAAAAAGGATTATAATAATAAAATAATTCAAATAAAAACTTTTTATGCAATTAATAATTCATATTATGATTTCTTAAAATATGAGAAAATTGATAATTATTTACCTCTTTATAAAGAAATTATTGATTATAAAAATGGAGTTATTAATAGAAAAACTGAATATGAATATAATGATAATAATGAGCTTAAAAAAGGTGCTAAAAAGTATGCTTCTAATTACAATAAAAATGGGAAAATTACTACAAAATATTATGCTAGTTATGATAAAGCTGGAAAATTAGGAAAAGGTAAATTAGTTCAAAAAGTAACTTATGGAAAAAAATTAATTACTAATAAAAAATATACTTATAATAATAGTGATGTAAAAACTAAGTATACTAAATTAATTACTTATAAAAATGGTAAAAAGAAATCATATTTAGAAATTAAGTATAATAAGGATTATAAAAAAACTAAATTAAGTAGAACTTATAAAAATAATAAGAAAGAAAAAGATATTTTATTTAAATATAATAATAAAGGTGAATTAAAAGCTAATTCTAAATCTAATGCTTATAAGTATGTGAAAATATATAAAAAAGGTAAATTGTATATGACAACTAAATATACATATAATACTAATGGTAAGATTGCTAAAAAAAGCATTACTTATGCAAAGGGAGGTAATTAATAATGAAAAAATATTTAATTATGTTTGCAATGGTAATTTTCTTATCAATGAACAATACTTATGCAAAAGAAAGATCAATGCAAATGACTGAATATCCAATTGATTATAGAAGTTTTATAAATAAAGAGTCTTTTATCGATATATTAGATTATAATGATTTAAGTCTTGTAGTTGAAGATAATGATAGTAATCCTGAAAATGGAATTGTTTTATATAAGGAATTTATTGGAAATGATGGTTCATTAAGAAGATATGGTGAATGGTTTAAAAAGCAAGATGGAAAATGGTTTAATTACAAAGAATCAATTGAACATGGAACTAAAACAACAAATGAATTATATATTAAATCATATGAAGCTGCAGAATATTATTTTGATGCAAGTAAATGTTCAAGTTCAACAACTTATGAAAATGATAGTTGTCAAACAAAACATAAGAAGAGTATTAATTACTATTATAAAGAGGGAAATAGAATTTATATTTCAATTGATTTAACATATCCAAATAATAAGTATACAAAAGATAATATGTATAGTTCAATTATTTACAAAACAACATATCGTGATAATTTATATCCAGAATTTAAAATAAGTGTTAAAAGAGATAGTTTAAATAGAATTACAAAATTTATTTATTCTTATTACCATAAAGATAAAATTTATCAAACTGCTGAAAGTATGAAAATTGATACTAAATATGATAGATATGATGCTAACAATGTACAATCATACGGTATTAAATATAAAACTTATGATGAAAAAAATAGATTAAGAGGTATTTATGAATATCATGACTTTGATGATACTTATTATGATGTTGATGATGATGATGCAGGTGATATTGGTGAAGTACTTACTTATCAAAAATTAATTAACTATCATTCAAATGGAAAAATTTATACTACATTAGTTGAAAAGAATGATAAATTTGAAAATACAACATATCACAAGAAAATGAAATATCGTAAAGATGGAAAAAAACAAGCTGTTATTTTTTATAAATATAAGGCTGGTAATGCAATTTTAAGAAAAGAGTATAAGTATAATGCAAAAGGAACTTTAAAAGGAAAAGCTTATAGATATACAACTACTTATAAAAAAGGGAAAAAGAAAACAGTAAAAGGTTTTTATAATTCTAAAGGTAAAATTTATAAAACAGTAAAAGTGAAAAATAGAAAAGATTTTAAAGTTGCAGAATATGAATATGAATTAGTAAATGAAGAGTATTATTATTAGAAAAGATAAAATTAGTAATTAGAGGATAACAATTGTTATCTTCTTTTTTTATAAAAAAATGAAGACTTAGCTTCATTTTAATTAGAATTCTATTATATAATTGAATTTATCTTTAATTAATCCTTTTTTAATATTCTCTAAATAATCATAAACTTTTGTTGAAACACTATTTTCATCATATATAAATTCCATTTCAAAACCATTATGATTAATTATATCTAGTGGTTGAATTGAAGCTGCAGTACCTGTTGCAAAAGCTTCTGATACTCTACCTTGTTTATATAATTCAACTAAATTATCAATATCAATTTTCTTTTCTTCTACTTCATAACCTAATTCTGGAGCAATATTGATAACACTATCGCGAGTAATTCCTTTAAGAATAGAGCCACTAGTATTTGGTGTTATAATTTTATTATCAACAATAAAGAAGACATTCATCATTCCAGCTTCTTCGATATATTTTTGTTCATGAGGATCTAACCATAAAACTTGATTATATCCATTTTTATTAGCATTTGCAGTTGCATAAAATGCACCACCATAATTACCACCATTTTTAACTTCACCAGTTCCATTTGTTGGAACACGCATATAATGAGTTTCAGTTGTTAGTTTTACCTTATCAGATGTAAAGTAAGTACTCATTGGGCTCATGATAATCATAAAGATATATTCTTTTGATTGACGTGCTCCAATAATTGCTTCAGATGCTATCATAAAGGGCCTAATATATAGATAGCTATCTATATTATCGTAAAACCAATTATCTTCTTCTTTTTTTATTAATTCGACAAGTGCCTTTAAAACAAAATCAACATCTATTTCTGGCATACACATTCTTTTTGCAGAATCATTTAATCTTTTTAAGTTTGCATCAGCTCTAAATAATATTCTTTTATTATTAGTTTTTAATACCTTTAAACCTTCAAAAATTGTTTGACCATAATGAAAGCATAGTGCAGATGGTTCAATAGTAAATGCTTCATAAGGTTTTATAGTTGCATTATGCCACCCATCTTGATCATTATATTTCATTTCAAACATATAATTAGTAAAAGTAGTACCAAAAGCAGGTGGAGTAACTGCTTTTTTTCTTTTATTTTCATTTTCTATAAATTTTATTGTATCTTCCATAATAATACCTACATTTTCATTAGATTTCTTAGTTGATCCCCAACTTTTTCAATATCATGATTTTTCATATTTTGTCTATGAGCATTTATCTTAGGATTATTTGCTTTTTCTTCTAAAATAAATTCTTTTGCGAAATCACCATTTTTTATTTCTTTTAAAACATCTTTCATAACTTGTTTTGTTTCATCAGTAATTATTTTTGGGCCAACAACATATTCACCAAACTCAGCAGTATTTGAAATTGAATTATTCATATTCATAAAACCACCTTCATAAATCATATCAATGATTAATTTCATTTCATTAACACATTCAAAATAAGCAGCTTCTTGTGAATAACCAGCTTCAACTAAAACTTCAAAACCAGTTTTCATCAATTCAACAACACCACCACAAAGAACAACTTGTTCACCAAATAGATCAGTTTCAACTTCTTCTTTAAATGTAGTTTCTAAAATACCACTTCTTCCACTACCAAGACCTTTAGCATAGGCTTGCGCAACTTGCATTGTATCATTACTATAATCTTGATAAACAGCAAACAATGAAGGAACACCTTTATCATTTTGATATTGACGTCTTACCATATGTCCAGGTGATTTTGGAGCAACCATAAACACATTAACATCACTAGGCGGTACTATTTGGTTATAATGCACATTAAATGCATGAGCAAATGCTAAATAATTACCACTAACTAAATTATCTTTAACATGATTATTATAAATATCTGGCATTACTTCATCAGGAACTAACATCATAACAACATCAGCTTTTTTTGTTGCAGTAGCAACATCATATACTTCTAATCCAGCTTCTCTTGCTTTTTCTACTGATTTTGATGTCTCTTTTAATCCAACGCAAACATCATAACCACTTTCTTTTAAATTTAGAGCATGAGCATGACCTTGCGAACCATATCCAATTATTGCGATTTTCTTATTTTCTAATACCTTTTCATTTATATCTTTTTCTAAATATACTTTTTTCATTTTTCTAATCTCCTTTTTTTATAATATTATTTCTTCAAATGATCCATTTGCAGGTATCATTGGTAAAACATTTGCTTTTTTATCAATCATTACCTCAATAATCATTGGAAAATCATTTTTAAATACTTCTTCTATTTGATTCAATTCTTGACGACTTTCAATTTTTAAATAGTCAAGATTATATGC
The Bacilli bacterium PM5-9 DNA segment above includes these coding regions:
- a CDS encoding branched-chain amino acid aminotransferase (product_source=KO:K00826; cath_funfam=3.20.10.10,3.30.470.10; cog=COG0115; ko=KO:K00826; pfam=PF01063; superfamily=56752; tigrfam=TIGR01123) codes for the protein MEDTIKFIENENKRKKAVTPPAFGTTFTNYMFEMKYNDQDGWHNATIKPYEAFTIEPSALCFHYGQTIFEGLKVLKTNNKRILFRADANLKRLNDSAKRMCMPEIDVDFVLKALVELIKKEEDNWFYDNIDSYLYIRPFMIASEAIIGARQSKEYIFMIIMSPMSTYFTSDKVKLTTETHYMRVPTNGTGEVKNGGNYGGAFYATANANKNGYNQVLWLDPHEQKYIEEAGMMNVFFIVDNKIITPNTSGSILKGITRDSVINIAPELGYEVEEKKIDIDNLVELYKQGRVSEAFATGTAASIQPLDIINHNGFEMEFIYDENSVSTKVYDYLENIKKGLIKDKFNYIIEF
- a CDS encoding ketol-acid reductoisomerase (product_source=KO:K00053; cath_funfam=3.40.50.720; cog=COG0059; ko=KO:K00053; pfam=PF01450,PF07991; superfamily=48179,51735; tigrfam=TIGR00465) — encoded protein: MKKVYLEKDINEKVLENKKIAIIGYGSQGHAHALNLKESGYDVCVGLKETSKSVEKAREAGLEVYDVATATKKADVVMMLVPDEVMPDIYNNHVKDNLVSGNYLAFAHAFNVHYNQIVPPSDVNVFMVAPKSPGHMVRRQYQNDKGVPSLFAVYQDYSNDTMQVAQAYAKGLGSGRSGILETTFKEEVETDLFGEQVVLCGGVVELMKTGFEVLVEAGYSQEAAYFECVNEMKLIIDMIYEGGFMNMNNSISNTAEFGEYVVGPKIITDETKQVMKDVLKEIKNGDFAKEFILEEKANNPKINAHRQNMKNHDIEKVGDQLRNLMKM
- a CDS encoding hypothetical protein (product_source=Hypo-rule applied; cleavage_site_network=SignalP-noTM; superfamily=50193); the encoded protein is MKKYLIMFAMVIFLSMNNTYAKERSMQMTEYPIDYRSFINKESFIDILDYNDLSLVVEDNDSNPENGIVLYKEFIGNDGSLRRYGEWFKKQDGKWFNYKESIEHGTKTTNELYIKSYEAAEYYFDASKCSSSTTYENDSCQTKHKKSINYYYKEGNRIYISIDLTYPNNKYTKDNMYSSIIYKTTYRDNLYPEFKISVKRDSLNRITKFIYSYYHKDKIYQTAESMKIDTKYDRYDANNVQSYGIKYKTYDEKNRLRGIYEYHDFDDTYYDVDDDDAGDIGEVLTYQKLINYHSNGKIYTTLVEKNDKFENTTYHKKMKYRKDGKKQAVIFYKYKAGNAILRKEYKYNAKGTLKGKAYRYTTTYKKGKKKTVKGFYNSKGKIYKTVKVKNRKDFKVAEYEYELVNEEYYY